A genomic window from Astatotilapia calliptera chromosome 12, fAstCal1.2, whole genome shotgun sequence includes:
- the ankrd34bb gene encoding ankyrin repeat domain 34Bb, with product MDESTEVRTDGNSLLKAVYLCRLRLTRLLLEGGAYINESNEHGETPLMVACKTCYTDSQSVPQHKMVRYLLENGADPNIQDKTGKTALMHACLQQMGAEILSLLLNSGADPTLEDHGGLSALVYAVNSGNRDILSVLLDACKAKGKEVIIITTNKLPSGHQVTKQYLNVPPSPEVEESLHYLPASCYMSPYEVQLRTPPQGSSAKTSPQPGSPLRALKDPQCLGLGHGLIRFQPGSPMQHRSPLRVPDVDKRPNFHQLHSEAWSKSPSLLLQQSQASSLTEEPVEITPEEVLSFRVEEHPLAISRHQSIDFKDAKGLVKALEILSGNDNRGGGGKKGFGRKMSYDSAASSLYSVSHPNLLQDSLAFSHESRPADEDSSDCLTQMNVSSLQNVVRRRNIGIAHYSSDSQLQQFSSRDRTSKSSGGAGLAAERHKLVTSRASNLSGSRESLESSAQRRATTGLERRGSGALLLDHIAHTRPGYLPRLNPHIPIPDIGVSSNSSCPLSGSTKTLNGVLIGPKPVLPCVPVFPKDLKAKKMLWRRHSMQSDQIKQLANFAETFGQ from the exons ATGGATGAGTCAACAGAGGTTCGAACAGATGGCAATTCCCTGTTGAAGGCTGTATATTTATGCCGGCTACGTCTGACTCGGCTGCTCCTGGAAGGAGGAGCCTACATTAATGAGAGTAATGAGCATGGTGAGACACCACTTATGGTAGCCTGCAAGACATGCTATACAGATTCACAGAGTGTACCCCAGCACAAGATGGTTCG GTATCTTCTTGAAAATGGTGCTGATCCAAACATCCAAGACAAGACTGGGAAAACGGCTCTAATGCATGCATGTCTTCAACAAATGGGAGCTGAAATTCTGTCACTTCTTCTTAACAGCGGAGCTGATCCAACCCTGGAGGATCATGGAGGTTTATCTGCGTTAGTTTATGCAGTTAATTCTGGTAACAGGGACATTCTTAGTGTACTCTTAGATGCCTGTAAAGCCAAGGGTAAGGAAGttatcatcatcaccaccaacAAACTGCCATCTGGCCATCAGGTGACAAAGCAGTACCTTAATGTTCCTCCATCTCCTGAAGTTGAAGAGAGTCTGCATTACTTACCAGCATCTTGCTACATGTCGCCATATGAGGTCCAGCTACGAACGCCTCCTCAGGGCTCTTCAGCAAAAACCTCTCCTCAACCTGGCAGCCCCCTTCGTGCCCTCAAGGATCCCCAGTGTTTAGGCTTAGGGCATGGCCTGATCAGATTTCAACCAGGTTCACCAATGCAACATCGAAGTCCTCTACGTGTTCCCGATGTGGATAAGCGACCTAACTTCCATCAGCTACACTCAGAAGCCTGGTCCAAAAGTCCTTCCCTGTTGCTCCAGCAGAGTCAGGCGTCCTCTCTGACTGAGGAACCAGTGGAAATTACTCCGGAGGAGGTGCTGTCTTTCAGAGTCGAAGAACATCCTCTTGCTATTTCACGGCACCAGAGCATTGATTTCAAAGATGCAAAAGGACTTGTGAAAGCATTAGAGATCTTATCAGGAAATGACAACAGGGGAGGTGGTGGGAAAAAAGGCTTTGGCAGAAAGATGTCATATGACAGTGCTGCAAGTTCATTATATTCTGTTTCACACCCAAACTTGCTTCAAGATAGTCTTGCCTTTTCCCATGAATCCAGACCTGCAGATGAAGATTCATCTGACTGTCTTACACAGATGAATGTTTCCAGTCTGCAAAATGTGGTGCGTCGGCGGAACATTGGTATTGCCCACTACAGTTCTGACTCTCAGTTGCAGCAAttcagcagcagagacagaacCTCAAAGAGCAGTGGTGGTGCTGGATTGGCAGCGGAAAGACACAAGCTGGTCACCAGCAGAGCCTCCAATCTGTCGGGATCCAGGGAGTCCTTGGAGAGCTCGGCCCAGAGGCGAGCCACTACAGGGCTGGAGCGAAGAGGCTCAGGAGCTCTTCTTCTGGATCACATTGCCCACACACGCCCCGGATACCTGCCTCGTTTGAATCCTCATATTCCCATACCAGATATTGGGGTTAGCTCTAACTCTTCCTGCCCTTTGAGTGGAAGTACCAAGACACTGAACGGTGTTCTTATAGGCCCAAAACCTGTTCTACCCTGTGTACCTGTTTTCCCCAAGGATCTGAAAGCCAAGAAAATGTTGTGGAGGCGTCACTCAATGCAGAGTGACCAAATAAAACAACTTGCCAACTTTGCGGAAACTTTTGGgcaatag